GCAACCGCAATGGCGATCGCTACGACGTAGCTTGGTCAGGTGGAAAATTAGATACTAATTATATCATAATCGCTCGTCACAATGCTACCACCGTCAAGCAGGAATTATCTGCATATATTGCACGTATTGCTGGCTTAGTTGTATTGATCTCCGCTTTTGTCACTTCTGTCACAATGTTAGTTTTGGGTGCAACCGTAATTTTACCCATCTTGCGACTGCGGGACGACTTAATCGCGGCGGGTGAAGCAACAGCCAAAGATAAAGCCAATCCTAACTTTTACTCTCTGTCTGTCAAGCGCGATGATGAGTTAGGGGAAGTGATGAAAGCATTCAATCAAATGTATCGACGCATTCGCCAGGAAATTAACGAACGCAAGCAAGCAGAAGCAATCCTGCGCGTGGAAACAGAAAAATCCGAGCGCTTATTACTGAATATTTTGCCAGAATCGATCGCCGAACAATTGAAACAGCAACAAGGCTGCATTGCCGAACGCTTTGATGAAGTCACGATTCTATTTGCAGATATTGTTGGTTTTACAGCGTTGGCGGCGCGTACCTCTCCTACAGAATTAGTCAGTTTACTTAATGAAATTTTCTCCGCATTCGATCGCCTTGCTTCTCGCCACGGTTTAGAGAAAATCAAAACCATCGGCGATGCTTACATGGTAGTAGGCGGTTTGCCTTCTCCCCGATTAGACCACGCCTGGGCCATAGCAGAAATGGCTCTCGATATGCAGCGAGAAATCGCTCGTTTCCAAACCAATAAAGGCGAACCCTTCAGCATCCGTATAGGCATTCACACCGGGCCAGTAGTAGCAGGCGTCATCGGCTTGCAAAAATTTTCCTACGATTTGTGGGGTGACGCCGTTAACATTGCCAGCCGCATGGAATCCCTTGGAATTCCAGGTGAAATTCAAGTGACAGCCACAACCTACGAACTATTACGAGATAAGTATCTCTTTGCAGAACGGGGTGTGTTAAAAGTCAAGGGTCGGGGAGAAGCGATCGCTTATTTGCTCAAAGGAAGGCTAGGGGCTAGGGGCTAGGGGCTAGGGGCTAGGGAAGAGGGAAGAGGGAAGAGGGAAGAGGGAAGAGGGAAGAGGGAAGAGGGAAGAGGGAAGAGGGAAAAAGGAGAAATTTTGAATAATAGACTTTCCCGACGCCCTATCCCCTAATACCTAACCCCTTTTGACTTTTGACTTTTGACTTTTGACTTTTAGCTCCCCTTTAATTCTTCCTCTCTCCCTCTTCCTTCTCCGTGTTCCCTGTAGCTTCTTCGACCAGTTCCGGAGAAGGTGGATGGGGTCGCTTCAATTCCGGTATATCACCTGCTGGAGAAGGCTGGGATGGGACATCCACTGTAGTGGCAGAAATGTCAGATTCCGATGACTTTCGATCGCCAGGATCTCCTATACCCAGCGATTCGGCTGGTGGGGCTATTTCTATCTCCGGAGCGATGTTTTCGATGCGATTCGATGATTCAGCGGAAACAGCTTCCGGGTAAGTTTTCAGCGTTTCCGCTGGCGGTGTTGAGGTAGTTACCCAAGCTTGCCAATCTGTTTGGGGTGTCTCTACTGTGGGAGTTCCGGGAGCGATCGCTTCAACTTCCGAGTCCGCATCTAGCGCTTCAGGTGAGGGAATTGGCGATCCCAGAACTTCTCCTGTTGGGGCGACAGTCCGACCGGTTGGCGGCGTCTTTACAGCAGTTGGCTTAGCTTTCGGCTTCTTTGGTGCCGACAGCCTTGCCTGAACTTGGTTTTTCGCGCTCGCGAATAATTCGCCGATCCTTTGAGGTACCTGGGAAACACCTTGAGGAACAGATAAATTTGAGAATTTCGACTGTAGGTTGCCTTTGAGAGAATCTACTTGGGAAAGAACCTTTTCTGCGGCAACTTCGCCACTGGGTATTTCTGTTTGGCGATCGACAGGAGTCAGTTGACGCCGCAATGTCAGGGTTTGCCAACCAAACCAACCTAAAAGTGCAACGCCAGCTATTTGCCCGATCAGGACACCGCCGGTAATCCGTCCGGCACATACCCATAACATCAGGGCATAAAATAATCCGATTCCACTCCAATAAAAATCGCTCTTGCGGTGAACTTCTGGCAAGAAGAAAGCGGCAAGGTAAATACCCAAGCTACCAAGGCCGACAGCTAGTGCCAATATGTACGTAAGCATATGGCCGAACCCCCCTGCGGTGTCTAACGACTTCTACTCGGTCATTTTACCTCGTAGGGCACATTCACAAGTTTTCTGTTGCCAAGAAACTGAGGAAAGACGGAGCGGGAGAGCGGGAGAGCGGGGGAGCGGGGGAATAAATCTTTTTCTCTTTTCCCTCTCCCTAGTCCCTATCCCCTAATCCCTAACCCCTTTTTGACTTTTGACTTTTAACTTTTGACTTTCGTAAAAGTCTTAAT
This sequence is a window from Aerosakkonema funiforme FACHB-1375. Protein-coding genes within it:
- a CDS encoding adenylate/guanylate cyclase domain-containing protein, with translation MSAWLSALLNSFKARLSQRIIFWVFISIILIEVIILIPSYYMRESELLWQIEDVSSAIVTSISRLTAQEVDNNKLLEKIKKITHGSVILGVAIYEPNGQLIGICGEPPEITFSDLKGKDEVRARNRNGDRYDVAWSGGKLDTNYIIIARHNATTVKQELSAYIARIAGLVVLISAFVTSVTMLVLGATVILPILRLRDDLIAAGEATAKDKANPNFYSLSVKRDDELGEVMKAFNQMYRRIRQEINERKQAEAILRVETEKSERLLLNILPESIAEQLKQQQGCIAERFDEVTILFADIVGFTALAARTSPTELVSLLNEIFSAFDRLASRHGLEKIKTIGDAYMVVGGLPSPRLDHAWAIAEMALDMQREIARFQTNKGEPFSIRIGIHTGPVVAGVIGLQKFSYDLWGDAVNIASRMESLGIPGEIQVTATTYELLRDKYLFAERGVLKVKGRGEAIAYLLKGRLGARG
- a CDS encoding Ycf66 family protein, translating into MLTYILALAVGLGSLGIYLAAFFLPEVHRKSDFYWSGIGLFYALMLWVCAGRITGGVLIGQIAGVALLGWFGWQTLTLRRQLTPVDRQTEIPSGEVAAEKVLSQVDSLKGNLQSKFSNLSVPQGVSQVPQRIGELFASAKNQVQARLSAPKKPKAKPTAVKTPPTGRTVAPTGEVLGSPIPSPEALDADSEVEAIAPGTPTVETPQTDWQAWVTTSTPPAETLKTYPEAVSAESSNRIENIAPEIEIAPPAESLGIGDPGDRKSSESDISATTVDVPSQPSPAGDIPELKRPHPPSPELVEEATGNTEKEEGERKN